The Acidobacteriota bacterium genomic interval CTCCCGAGCAGCCGGAGAACAGGAGCGATGCCGGGCGATTAGGAAATCGCCCTTCCGAACACCGGAGCGGCGGTTTCCTAACCGCCGATTCGCGAGCAGCAGAGCGACGGCGCAAGAACGGACGATTGTAGTTCGCCCCTCCTTATTTCAAAGAAGACCGTTCCCCGGATCATTTCTTCCGCGGCCGTTTGCCCCGCCGTCGCCGTCGCCGTCGTTGATTGCAACTTCGGCGGGAGGTATCGACCTCGTAGTTCAGACAGCACTTGAGCCGGCCGCACATGCCGGAGAGCCGATTCATGCTCATTCTCAAGTCCTGACGTTTGACGGTTCGCACGCTCACCGACTTCAGTTCCTTCAGGAACAGGGCCGAGCAATTCTGTCCCAGGCCACAGCAACCGAGTCCGCCGACGAGCTTGGCCTCATCCCGAGCCCCCACTTGCCGCATTTCGATTCTGGTCCTCAGGCGGCGCGCCAACTGTTTGACCAGACGTCGAAAGTCGACTCGGCGATTCGCGGTGAAGTAGATGATGACGCGGCTTCCGTCGAAGACGTACTCGACTTCGGACAGCTTCATGGGTAGCTTGTGGGCCTTGATCTGCTTGCGGCAAAGTCGGTACGCCGTATTCTCCCAGTCCTTCTTTTTCTCGTACAGGTAGAGATCCCGTTCCGTGGCCCGCCGCAGAGCCTTGCCCAGAGTCGTTTCCTTGGTCCCGTTGCTGTCGAGTTGGCGACTGTCCAGGACCATCCCCATCTCCACGCCCCGCTCGGTGGAGACCACACAGCGGTTTCCAATCCGAAAGCTCATGTTCGTCGCCAGGAACCTGCCGATCGTCTTCCGGAGTCCGAATCTCAACGTGAGCAATTCGTACATGTCATGCCCTTCCGGCCAATTTCAACCAGAGGGTCTCGAAGCAGAAGAGGGGCTGCACGTTCCTGTCCAGATCCTCGCGCGCCTCCCGGAGATGGTAAAGGAGA includes:
- the ricT gene encoding regulatory iron-sulfur-containing complex subunit RicT encodes the protein MYELLTLRFGLRKTIGRFLATNMSFRIGNRCVVSTERGVEMGMVLDSRQLDSNGTKETTLGKALRRATERDLYLYEKKKDWENTAYRLCRKQIKAHKLPMKLSEVEYVFDGSRVIIYFTANRRVDFRRLVKQLARRLRTRIEMRQVGARDEAKLVGGLGCCGLGQNCSALFLKELKSVSVRTVKRQDLRMSMNRLSGMCGRLKCCLNYEVDTSRRSCNQRRRRRRRGKRPRKK